The following are from one region of the Zonotrichia leucophrys gambelii isolate GWCS_2022_RI chromosome 1A, RI_Zleu_2.0, whole genome shotgun sequence genome:
- the LOC135457069 gene encoding glioma pathogenesis-related protein 1-like, producing MTGRFSTCALALLLFCCSSDSFDPSTLPDPRDPEFIKLCVETHNTLRSRVDPPASNMLWMSWDPDLAKTAKAWAKKCLFKHNIYLKERGKVHPKFAFAGENIWTGSASAFNVKGALSAWYSEVEFYDYETNKCSRVCGHYTQVVWATSYKVGCAVHFCPTVQYISIRNAAHFICNYGPPGNYPVQPYKTGAACSECGGETCTMTMCQNEERDKVVEDTRWQPEWDRPSCDEFCISIIALRLILLILTFVAAWLLPKYWSLVPVSG from the exons ATGACAGGCAGATTTTCTACCTGTGCGCTGGCTTTACTACTCTTTTGTTGTTCCTCTGATTCTTTTGATCCGTCGACATTGCCTGATCCTCGGGATCCAGAGTTTATTAAGCTATGTGTGGAAACCCACAACACATTGCGGTCCAGAGTGGATCCACCAGCCAGCAACATGCTCTGGATG AGTTGGGATCCAGATTTGGCAAAGACTGCAAAAGCTTGGGCAAAGAAATGCTTATTTAAACATAATATATACCTCAAAGAGCGAGGGAAAGTTCACCCCAAATTTGCCTTTGCTGGAGAAAACATCTGGACTGGCTCAGCTTCTGCCTTTAACGTGAAAGGAGCCCTCTCCGCTTGGTACAGTGAGGTCGAATTCTACGATTACGAAACCAATAAGTGCTCTAGAGTATGTGGCCACTATACACAG GTAGTTTGGGCTACAAGCTACAAGGTTGGTTGTGCTGTGCACTTCTGTCCCACGGTGCAATACATCTCCATACGCAACGCAGCACACTTCATCTGCAACTATGGGCCGCC TGGGAATTACCCGGTGCAGCCATACAAGACGGGAGCAGCGTGCAGCGAGTGTGGTGGTGAGACGTGTACCATGACAATGTGTC aaAATGAAGAGCGTGACAAAGTAGTTG AGGATACCAGGTGGCAGCCAGAGTGGGACAGGCCCTCGTGTGATGAGTTCTGCATCTCCATTATTGCTTTAAGATTAATACTCCTTATACTGACATTTGTGGCCGCCTGGCTCTTACCAAAATATTGGTCTCTAGTACCTGTCAGTGGGTAG
- the KRR1 gene encoding KRR1 small subunit processome component homolog isoform X2 — translation MAAVPEEQAGPESGPKHREKHKNKKKAAPVDESELLTVPDGWKEPAFTREDNPRGLLEESSFATLFPKYREAYLKECWPLVQKALGEHYVNAALDLIEGSMTVTTTKKTFDPYAIIRARDLIKLLARSVPFEQAVRILQDDVACDIIKIGSLVRKRETFIKRRARLLGPKGSTLKALELLTNCYIMVQGNTVSALGPFSGLKEVRKVVLDTMKNIHPIYNIKTLMIKRELAKDPELRTQSWERFLPKFKRKNLKKRKEPKKKNTKKEYTPFPPPQPESQIDKELASGEYFLKERQKKRKQMEEIKAKQADAVKRRQEERNKAFIPPKEKPAVKTKKATTEKKIDIEAIKEKVKNAKKKKLGALPEEEVKLKMAADEKKKKKKK, via the exons ATGGCGGCCGTGCCCGAGGAGCAGGCCGGGCCCGAGTCCGGCCCgaagcacagagaaaagcacaaGAACAAGAAGAAAGCGGCGCCAG TTGATGAATCTGAACTTCTCACTGTGCCAGATGGATGGAAAGAGCCAGCCTTTACAAGAGAGGATAATCCCAGAGGGCTGCTGGAAGAAAGCAGTTTTGCAACGTTGTTCCCGAAGTATAGAGAAGCATACTTGAAAGAGTGCTGGCCACTTGTCCAGAAAGCCTTGGGGGAACAT TACGTGAATGCAGCGCTGGATCTCATTGAGGGAAGCATGACTGTCACTACCACTAAGAAGACTTTTGATCCGTATGCAATCATTAGGGCTAGAGACTTAATAAAACTTCTGGCAAGAAGTGTTCCATTTGAGCAG GCAGTTCGTATCCTTCAGGATGATGTTGCGTGTGACATCATTAAGATAGGCTCTCTGGTGAGGAAGAGAGAGACTTTTATAAAAAGAAGAGCACGGCTGCTTGGGCCAAAAGGATCTACTCTGAAG GCCCTGGAACTGTTAACAAACTGTTATATTATGGTGCAAGGTAACACTGTTTCAGCTCTTGGACCCTTTAGTGGCCTAAAAGAG GTCAGAAAAGTTGTTCTGGACACAATGAAGAATATACATCCCATATATAACATCAAG ACTTTGATGATCAAAAGGGAATTAGCAAAAGATCCTGAACTGAGGACACAAAGTTGGGAAAGATTTTTGCCTAAATTCAAGCGGAAGAACTTGAAAAAACGCAAGGAGcccaagaagaaaaatactaagAAGGAGTACACACCATTCCCACCTCCACAGCCAGAAAGCCAG ATTGATAAAGAATTGGCAAGTGGTGAATACTTCTtgaaagaaagacagaagaaacGCAAGCAAATGGAAGAGATAAAG GCAAAGCAAGCAGATGCAGTCAAGAGaagacaagaagaaagaaataaagcttttatcCCACCAAAGGAAAAGCCAGctgtgaaaacaaagaaag CCACCACTGAGAAAAAGATTGATATTGAAGCAATCAAAGAAAAGGTAAAGAATGcgaagaagaagaaattaggAGCGCTTCCTGAGGAAGAAGTAAAGTTAAAAATGGCagcagatgaaaagaaaaaaaagaaaaagaagtaa
- the KRR1 gene encoding KRR1 small subunit processome component homolog isoform X1 codes for MAAVPEEQAGPESGPKHREKHKNKKKAAPAVDESELLTVPDGWKEPAFTREDNPRGLLEESSFATLFPKYREAYLKECWPLVQKALGEHYVNAALDLIEGSMTVTTTKKTFDPYAIIRARDLIKLLARSVPFEQAVRILQDDVACDIIKIGSLVRKRETFIKRRARLLGPKGSTLKALELLTNCYIMVQGNTVSALGPFSGLKEVRKVVLDTMKNIHPIYNIKTLMIKRELAKDPELRTQSWERFLPKFKRKNLKKRKEPKKKNTKKEYTPFPPPQPESQIDKELASGEYFLKERQKKRKQMEEIKAKQADAVKRRQEERNKAFIPPKEKPAVKTKKATTEKKIDIEAIKEKVKNAKKKKLGALPEEEVKLKMAADEKKKKKKK; via the exons ATGGCGGCCGTGCCCGAGGAGCAGGCCGGGCCCGAGTCCGGCCCgaagcacagagaaaagcacaaGAACAAGAAGAAAGCGGCGCCAG CAGTTGATGAATCTGAACTTCTCACTGTGCCAGATGGATGGAAAGAGCCAGCCTTTACAAGAGAGGATAATCCCAGAGGGCTGCTGGAAGAAAGCAGTTTTGCAACGTTGTTCCCGAAGTATAGAGAAGCATACTTGAAAGAGTGCTGGCCACTTGTCCAGAAAGCCTTGGGGGAACAT TACGTGAATGCAGCGCTGGATCTCATTGAGGGAAGCATGACTGTCACTACCACTAAGAAGACTTTTGATCCGTATGCAATCATTAGGGCTAGAGACTTAATAAAACTTCTGGCAAGAAGTGTTCCATTTGAGCAG GCAGTTCGTATCCTTCAGGATGATGTTGCGTGTGACATCATTAAGATAGGCTCTCTGGTGAGGAAGAGAGAGACTTTTATAAAAAGAAGAGCACGGCTGCTTGGGCCAAAAGGATCTACTCTGAAG GCCCTGGAACTGTTAACAAACTGTTATATTATGGTGCAAGGTAACACTGTTTCAGCTCTTGGACCCTTTAGTGGCCTAAAAGAG GTCAGAAAAGTTGTTCTGGACACAATGAAGAATATACATCCCATATATAACATCAAG ACTTTGATGATCAAAAGGGAATTAGCAAAAGATCCTGAACTGAGGACACAAAGTTGGGAAAGATTTTTGCCTAAATTCAAGCGGAAGAACTTGAAAAAACGCAAGGAGcccaagaagaaaaatactaagAAGGAGTACACACCATTCCCACCTCCACAGCCAGAAAGCCAG ATTGATAAAGAATTGGCAAGTGGTGAATACTTCTtgaaagaaagacagaagaaacGCAAGCAAATGGAAGAGATAAAG GCAAAGCAAGCAGATGCAGTCAAGAGaagacaagaagaaagaaataaagcttttatcCCACCAAAGGAAAAGCCAGctgtgaaaacaaagaaag CCACCACTGAGAAAAAGATTGATATTGAAGCAATCAAAGAAAAGGTAAAGAATGcgaagaagaagaaattaggAGCGCTTCCTGAGGAAGAAGTAAAGTTAAAAATGGCagcagatgaaaagaaaaaaaagaaaaagaagtaa